One window of the Ictidomys tridecemlineatus isolate mIctTri1 chromosome 11, mIctTri1.hap1, whole genome shotgun sequence genome contains the following:
- the Rpl5 gene encoding large ribosomal subunit protein uL18, with amino-acid sequence MGFVKVVKNKAYFKRYQVKFRRRREGKTDYYARKRLVIQDKNKYNTPKYRMIVRVTNRDIICQIAYARIEGDMIVCAAYAHELPKYGVKVGLTNYAAAYCTGLLLARRLLNRFGMDKIYEGQVEVTGDEYNVESIDGQPGAFTCYLDAGLARTTTGNKVFGALKGAVDGGLSIPHSTKRFPGYDSESKEFNAEVHRKHIMGQNVADYMRYLMEEDEDAYKKQFSQYIKNNVTPDMMEEMYKKAHSAIRENPVYEKKPKREVKKKRWNRPKMSLAQKKDRVAQKKASFLRAQERAAES; translated from the exons ATG ggGTTTGTTAAAGTTGTGAAGAATAAGGCTTACTTTAAGAGATACCAAGTGAAATTTAGAAGACGACGAG AGGGCAAAACTGATTACTATGCTCGGAAACGCTTGGTGATCCAGGACAAAAATAAGTACAACACACCCAAATACAGGATGATAGTTCGTGTAACTAACAGAGACATCATTTGCCAG ATTGCTTATGCCCGTATAGAAGGGGATATGATAGTCTGCGCGGCATATGCACATGAACTACCAAAATATGGTGTGAAAGTTGGCCTAACAAATTATGCTGCAGCATATTGTACAGGCCTGCTGCTGGCCCGCAGG CTTCTCAATAGGTTTGGTATGGACAAGATTTATGAAGGCCAAGTGGAGGTGACTGGAGATGAATACAATGTGGAAAGCATTGATGGTCAACCTGGTGCCTTCACCTGCTATTTGGATGCAGGCCTTGCTAGAACTACAACTGGCAATAAAGTTTTTGGGGCCCTGAAGGGAGCTGTGGATGGAGGCTTGTCTATCCCCCATAG taCCAAACGATTCCCTGGTTATGATTCTGAAAGCAAGGAGTTCAATGCAGAAGTACATCGGAAGCACATTATGGGTCAGAATGTTGCAGATTACATGCGCTATCTAATGGAAGAAGATGAAGATGCTTACAAGAAACAATTTTCTCAGTATATAAAGAACAATGTTACCCCTGACATG ATGGAGGAAATGTATAAGAAAGCTCATTCTGCTATACGAGAGAATCCAGTCTATGAGAAAAAGCCCAAGAGAGAAGTTAAAAAGAAGAG GTGGAACCGTCCTAAAATGTCCCTTGCCCAGAAGAAAGATCGGGTAGCTCAAAAGAAGGCAAGCTTCCTCAGAGCTCAGGAACGGGCTGCTGAGAGCTAG